A portion of the Armatimonadota bacterium genome contains these proteins:
- the pgl gene encoding 6-phosphogluconolactonase, translating into MLFGEVTIYEPEEYATAVAQRLISFASQHGTVNIALSGGSTPQAIFKVLAAGNSNLDNVRFFWADERYVPYDSPDSNFGEAWRLWLSSIRPDREDLFPFAVERDSPQVVAQNYARIVPQNGLDLVLLGVGEDGHTASIFPGDEETRRTDLFAAATVAPFKPYQRLTLTPRYLNLAKHVWFLATGERKRLILKQTASGDQTLPVAWITKPNIHWYLDEPASQV; encoded by the coding sequence ATGCTGTTTGGCGAAGTAACAATCTACGAACCAGAAGAGTACGCCACGGCGGTCGCGCAACGCCTGATCTCGTTCGCATCTCAACATGGCACGGTCAACATCGCCCTAAGCGGCGGCTCGACCCCGCAAGCGATTTTCAAGGTTCTTGCGGCTGGCAACAGCAATCTCGACAACGTTCGCTTCTTTTGGGCGGACGAACGATACGTGCCTTACGATAGCCCGGACAGCAACTTTGGAGAGGCATGGCGATTGTGGCTTAGCTCGATCAGACCTGATCGCGAGGACCTGTTCCCTTTTGCCGTTGAACGGGATTCTCCGCAAGTTGTAGCACAAAATTACGCACGAATCGTGCCCCAGAATGGACTTGACTTGGTGCTTCTCGGCGTTGGCGAGGACGGCCATACCGCTTCCATTTTCCCGGGCGACGAGGAAACGAGGCGCACAGATCTATTCGCCGCAGCCACCGTCGCGCCGTTCAAGCCCTACCAACGGCTGACCCTCACGCCACGGTACCTAAATCTCGCCAAACACGTCTGGTTCCTGGCTACGGGAGAGCGAAAGAGACTCATCCTGAAACAAACCGCATCGGGCGACCAAACCCTGCCCGTTGCCTGGATCACCAAACCCAATATCCATTGGTACCTGGACGAGCCAGCTTCACAGGTATAA
- a CDS encoding ATP-dependent metallopeptidase FtsH/Yme1/Tma family protein produces the protein MILLMFLMQTRPSLFGGQSPEKLNYSQFLTKIEGGSVLKGTFEKNRFNGEYANNGGLFFVELPKGESSRRDLEKLLVDNKVQFEYVDTAVSDMIMQIGGWILVFIIILVVFWLIMNKTAQAGSSQAFSFGKARARRYNESVPKVTFSDVAGVEEAKIELAEVVDYLKNTKKYQSLGAKIPKGILLLGPPGCGKTLLARAVAGEAGVPFFHISGSDFVEMFVGVGAARVRDLFENAKANRPALIFIDEIDAVGRLRGAGLGGGHDEREQTLNQLLVEMDGFDPNIGIIMIAATNRPDILDPALLRPGRFDRQVVVDPPDQKGRQQILEVHMRGKPLARNVNSEVLSKRSPGFTGADLANLVNEAALLAARRDKTKIEMDDFDEAIDRVLAGPQRRSRTLDEKERQIVAYHEVGHAIVGELVPHGDPVHKVSILPRGMALGYTINLPDSDKRLSSKARLTDMIAGLLGGRIAEEIVFGDVSTGASNDLERATELARAMATEYGMSEKLGPLTFGRRHGNPFLGRDLMEDRNYSEQVAFEIDQEVRQIVESAYERARSILIEHKDKMDFIVQALLERENLNREEFLELLGMETPHSNDKPPTAPKVAEEPDEEEEEDTTQTKVRLRPRAQPG, from the coding sequence ATGATTCTGCTCATGTTCTTGATGCAGACTCGTCCATCGCTATTTGGCGGCCAAAGTCCGGAGAAGCTGAACTACTCTCAGTTTTTAACCAAGATCGAGGGTGGCAGCGTCTTGAAAGGGACCTTTGAAAAGAACCGATTTAACGGAGAGTATGCGAACAACGGCGGTCTCTTTTTTGTAGAACTGCCTAAAGGAGAGAGCAGTCGCCGCGATCTCGAGAAGCTCTTAGTCGATAACAAAGTACAGTTTGAGTACGTCGATACCGCGGTCTCGGACATGATCATGCAGATCGGCGGATGGATTCTCGTCTTCATCATCATCCTGGTCGTCTTCTGGCTGATCATGAACAAAACGGCGCAGGCTGGCAGCAGCCAGGCCTTCTCCTTTGGCAAAGCCCGCGCCCGAAGGTACAACGAAAGCGTGCCCAAGGTAACGTTTTCTGATGTCGCCGGCGTCGAAGAAGCCAAGATCGAGTTGGCCGAGGTCGTCGACTACCTCAAGAATACCAAGAAGTATCAGTCGCTGGGCGCAAAGATCCCGAAGGGAATCTTGTTGCTTGGTCCCCCAGGATGCGGCAAGACGCTGCTTGCGCGGGCGGTCGCGGGCGAGGCGGGCGTGCCCTTTTTCCACATCAGCGGTTCCGACTTTGTCGAAATGTTCGTGGGCGTCGGCGCCGCGCGCGTGCGCGATCTTTTCGAGAACGCCAAAGCCAACCGTCCTGCACTGATTTTTATAGATGAGATCGATGCCGTCGGTCGATTGCGAGGCGCCGGACTGGGAGGCGGTCACGATGAGCGCGAACAGACCCTGAACCAACTCCTCGTAGAGATGGACGGTTTTGACCCCAACATTGGCATCATCATGATTGCGGCGACCAACCGTCCAGACATCCTAGATCCCGCGCTGCTCAGGCCAGGCCGATTTGATCGACAAGTGGTCGTCGATCCGCCCGATCAAAAGGGACGACAACAGATTCTGGAAGTCCACATGCGCGGCAAGCCATTGGCGCGAAACGTCAACAGCGAGGTGCTCTCCAAGCGAAGTCCCGGCTTTACCGGCGCCGATCTGGCCAACTTGGTCAACGAAGCGGCGCTCTTAGCCGCCCGCAGAGACAAGACCAAAATCGAAATGGACGACTTTGACGAGGCGATCGATCGAGTGTTGGCCGGCCCGCAACGGCGCAGCCGTACGCTGGATGAGAAGGAACGACAGATAGTCGCCTATCACGAAGTCGGCCACGCCATCGTCGGCGAACTGGTGCCCCACGGCGACCCCGTGCACAAGGTTTCGATACTGCCGCGAGGCATGGCGCTCGGTTACACCATCAATCTGCCCGATTCGGATAAGCGCCTTAGTTCTAAGGCTCGCCTTACCGATATGATCGCTGGATTGCTGGGTGGCCGCATAGCGGAAGAAATCGTTTTTGGAGACGTGAGCACCGGCGCGAGCAACGACCTTGAACGAGCGACCGAACTCGCGCGCGCAATGGCGACCGAGTACGGCATGAGCGAAAAGCTGGGACCGCTTACGTTTGGGCGCCGCCACGGCAACCCTTTCCTTGGCCGCGACCTAATGGAAGACCGAAACTACAGCGAACAGGTCGCCTTTGAGATCGATCAAGAGGTTCGCCAAATAGTTGAATCGGCCTACGAGCGGGCGCGGAGCATCCTGATAGAACATAAGGACAAGATGGACTTTATCGTCCAAGCCTTGCTCGAAAGAGAAAATCTCAATCGAGAGGAGTTCCTAGAACTGCTGGGCATGGAGACGCCCCACTCCAACGATAAACCGCCGACCGCTCCCAAAGTTGCCGAAGAGCCGGACGAAGAGGAAGAAGAAGATACAACCCAAACCAAGGTCAGACTACGACCTCGAGCACAGCCAGGATGA
- the tilS gene encoding tRNA lysidine(34) synthetase TilS, with the protein MERLLCIVRKTIENRKMPLSGRVIVGFSGGPDSTALLLCLRQLPDIEPIALHVNHLMRNDARADVDRCKAICHALSVQFELAEVDVPKLAKERRLNIEEAGREARYDSFRTAAIRFGAKIIATGHTQDDRAETVLMNILRGSGLKGLGGIPAIRTDGDLTIVRPLIDAPRSLVHAAVSNSGLALCQDSTNEDISRLRVQVRKNIAPALDQIAPHWKTKLCDLADIAQEEDALLDQLAANLGPNPPEPLVRRALRRQFPELDLASSRTLAKAIADQSDLKTATPAGLIEVKNSEARLSLQPIAPPSPMRLANETRWGNFTIFMRETPPDQVETSDPMSATIDADKIAGSLIVRSAQPRERMAPLGLNGSKLLSDIFIDRKIPRQNRPHWPMIADNMGIVWFPGYTIAERVKIAKSTTNAIALRVVQNEETIE; encoded by the coding sequence ATGGAGCGACTGCTGTGTATCGTTCGCAAAACGATAGAAAACCGGAAGATGCCGCTATCAGGCCGTGTCATCGTCGGCTTCAGCGGCGGACCCGATTCCACTGCCCTGCTCCTATGCCTCCGCCAACTGCCAGACATTGAGCCCATCGCTTTGCATGTAAACCACCTTATGCGAAACGATGCCCGTGCGGATGTCGATCGATGCAAGGCCATTTGCCATGCGCTCTCCGTACAGTTCGAACTTGCCGAGGTCGATGTGCCGAAGTTAGCCAAGGAAAGGCGCCTGAACATCGAAGAGGCCGGCCGAGAGGCGCGATACGATTCCTTCCGGACAGCGGCGATTAGATTCGGCGCCAAGATCATCGCCACCGGCCACACGCAAGACGACCGTGCCGAGACCGTGCTGATGAACATCCTTCGAGGTTCGGGACTGAAAGGGCTTGGCGGCATCCCAGCAATTCGGACCGATGGCGATCTGACGATCGTCCGACCCCTGATCGATGCGCCTCGAAGCCTTGTTCATGCAGCAGTCTCTAACTCCGGGCTTGCGCTATGCCAAGACAGCACGAACGAGGATATTTCCCGACTTCGCGTTCAAGTTCGAAAGAACATTGCCCCTGCCCTTGATCAGATCGCGCCACATTGGAAGACGAAACTGTGCGACTTGGCCGACATCGCTCAAGAAGAAGATGCGCTGCTCGATCAGCTTGCGGCAAACCTTGGTCCAAATCCGCCGGAGCCGCTCGTTCGGCGCGCGCTGCGCCGACAGTTTCCAGAATTGGACCTGGCCTCCAGTCGCACTCTCGCCAAAGCCATCGCAGACCAATCAGACCTGAAGACTGCCACTCCAGCGGGACTTATCGAGGTCAAGAACAGCGAAGCTCGATTATCGTTACAACCCATAGCGCCCCCTAGCCCTATGCGCCTCGCCAACGAAACGCGCTGGGGCAACTTCACCATTTTCATGCGCGAGACGCCGCCAGACCAAGTTGAAACGTCCGACCCAATGTCCGCCACTATCGATGCCGACAAGATTGCAGGCTCGCTCATTGTCAGAAGCGCCCAACCTCGCGAACGCATGGCCCCGCTTGGACTAAACGGCAGCAAACTTCTGTCGGACATTTTCATCGACCGAAAGATCCCGCGACAGAACCGCCCGCACTGGCCTATGATCGCCGACAATATGGGAATTGTATGGTTCCCCGGATACACCATCGCCGAAAGGGTCAAGATCGCTAAATCGACGACTAATGCAATCGCGCTCCGAGTCGTCCAAAACGAAGAAACCATCGAGTAA